The stretch of DNA ACCAACGTGGTGGACGGTCAGGAAGTGGTGATCGTGCGGGACAAGGCGCTGCCATTGTTCTACCTCAAGCGCTGGCTGGTCAGCTCCGCCGCTCACGAAGAGCAGCGCGAAGGCCATGTGGTGATCCTTTCGGTGGGCACCCAGCGGATCGGCTTCGTCGTCGATCAACTGGTCGGTCAGGAAGAAGTGGTCATCAAGCCATTGGGCAAAATGCTCCAGGGCACTCCGGGCATGTCCGGCGCCACCATCACTGGTGACGGCCGCATCGCTCTGATCCTCGATGTTCCAAGCATGCTCAAGCGTTACGCCGCACGGCGTATTTGAATCCGGGGCAGCGGGGCGACGACGTCCCGCTGCGCCTAATGGAGTGTTTATGGCAGTCAAAGTCCTGGTGGTGGACGATTCGGGTTTTTTCCGCCGCCGCGTCTCGGAAATTCTTTCAGCGGATCCGAGCATCCAGGTGGTCGGCACGGCCACCAACGGTAAAGAGGCGATCGATCAGGCCCTGGCGCTCAAGCCGGACGTGATCACCATGGACTACGAGATGCCGATGATGGACGGCATCACGGCAGTGCGGCACATCATGCAGCGTTGCCCGACCCCGGTGTTGATGTTCTCCTCGCTGACCCACGAAGGCGCCCGGGTAACCCTGGATGCGCTGGACGCTGGCGCGGTGGATTTCCTGCCGAAGAATTTCGAAGACATCTCGCGTAACCCCGAGAAGGTCAAGCAACTGCTGTGCGAGAAGGTCCATAGCATTTCGCGCAGTAACCGTCGTTTCAGTGCCTACAGTGCGCCGGCTCCGGCCACTGCACCGACGCCTGCGCCTGCGCCTGCTCCGGCGGCATCGAGCTTCAGCAGTCACAGCAGCAGCGCGCCAACGCGTCCGGCACCTGCGCCTGCGCATGCTCCAGCGGCCAGCCGCGCGCCGGCTGCCAGCGCTTCGTCGCCGGCACCGAAACGCAAAGCCTACAAACTGGTTGCCATCGGTACGTCGACTGGCGGCCCGGTTGCGCTGCAACGAGTGCTGACTCAGTTGCCGGCGAACTTCCCGGCACCGATCGTGCTGATCCAGCACATGCCGGCGGCGTTCACCAAGGCGTTTGCCGAGCGTCTCGATAAGCTGTGCCGCATCAGCGTCAAGGAAGCCGAGGATGGCGACATTCTGCGTCCGGGCCTGGCGCTGCTGGCCCCGGGTGGCAAGCAGATGATGATCGATGGCCGTGGCGCGGTGAAAATCCTCCCGGGCGACGAGCGTCTGAACTACAAGCCGTGCGTGGACATCACCTTCGGTTCGGCAGCCAAGTCCTATGGTGACAAAGTTCTGGCGGTCGTACTGACCGGCATGGGCGCCGATGGCCGTGAAGGTGCGCGTCTGCTCAAGCAGGGCGGCAGCGCGGTGTGGGCACAAGATGAGGCAAGCTGCGTGATCTACGGCATGCCGATGGCCATCGTCAAAGCTGATCTCGCCGACGCGGTGTACAGCCTGGACGACATCGGCAAGCACATCGTCGAGGCGTGTATCTGATGGATGTTCTAAGCCTTATCGGGATCATCATGGCGTTCGTCGCCATCATTGGCGGCAACTACCTTGAAGGCGGCCACCTCGGTGCGCTGGCCAACGGTCCTGCCGCGTTGATCGTGCTCGGCGGCACCATCGGTGCAGCGCTGCTGCAATCGCCGATGAGCGCCTTCAAGCGCGCCATGCAGATCCTCGCCTGGATTCTGTTCCCGCCACGGGTGGACCTGGCCGGCGGTATCGACCGGGTGGTCAACTGGAGCCTCACCGCGCGCAAGGAAGGCTTGCTTGGCCTGGAAGGCGTAGCCGATGCCGAACCGGACAACTACTCGCGCAAAGGCCTGCAACTGCTGGTCGATGGCGCTGAGCCGGAAGCGATTCGCAGCATCCTCGAAGTGGATTTTTACACCCAGGAAGCGCGCGACATCGAGGCGGCCAAAGTCTTTGAAAGCATGGGCGGCTACGCGCCGACCATCGGCATCATCGGTGCGGTGATGGGCCTGATTCACGTGATGGGCAACCTCGCTGATCCGACGCAACTGGGCAGCGGCATCGCCGTGGCTTTCGTCGCGACCATCTACGGTGTCGCCAGTGCCAACCTGGTCTTGCTGCCGGTCGCGGCCAAGCTCAAGTCAATCGCGTTGCGGCAGTCGCGTTATCGCGAAATGTTGTTGGAAGGGATCCTGTCGATCGCCGAAGGTGAAAACCCTCGCTCTATCGAGCTGAAGCTTCAGGGCTTCATGGATTGATGGGGGTAATGGACTATGGCTCGTCGCAGGCACCAGGAAGAACACGTTAATCACGAGCGCTGGCTCGTGTCCTATGCGGACTTCATTACGCTGCTGTTCGCTTTCTTCGTGGTGATGTACTCGATCTCGTCGATCAACGAAGGCAAGTACAAGGTCATTTCCGAAGCGCTGATCGGGGTTTTCACCGACTCCGACCGCTCGCTCAAGCCGATCCCGATTGGCGATGAACGACCGAAGACCGTGACCCCGGCCAAGCCGTTGGTCAAGGATAGCGAACAGGTCGACGCCGGTATCGCTGGCGCCAGTGATCCGTTGAAAAGCATTGCCGATGACATCAGTGCGGCGTTCGGCGACCTGATCGCTTCCAACCAGATGACCGTGCGCGGCAACGAGTTGTGGGTCGAGATCGAACTCAATTCCAGCCTGTTGTTCGGCAGCGGCGACGCCATGCCGAGCGACATCGCCTTCAACATCATCGACAAGGTAGCGGCGATCCTCAAACCGTTCGATAACCCGATCCACGTCGAAGGTTTTACTGATGATCAGCCGATCCGTACCGCGCAGTACCCGACCAACTGGGAGCTGTCTTCGGCGCGTTCGGCGAGCATCGTCCGGATGCTCGCGATGCAGGGTGTGAACCCTGGCCGTCTGGCATCGGTGGGTTATGGCGAGTTCCAGCCAGTGGCCAACAACGCCACTGCCGAGGGCCGCGCGAAAAACCGTCGTGTGGTGCTGGTGGTGTCGCGAAACCTCGATGTACGCCGCAGTCTGACCGGTACCGGAACCGCCAATGCACAACCGGACGCGGCGTTGAAGCGTGCTGGCACACAAACTGCACCGACCCCGGTCAAGACGCCGGGACGCGAGAGTGCCGTCAATTCTCCGTCACCCGCATTAATACGCTGAGCTATGTCTCGGTCGAGCATCTCGGCCGGGAGGAACGAACCGAATGAGAGTCTGGGCAGTCGCCAATCAAAAGGGTGGTGTCGGTAAAACCACATCTTCCATCGCTTTAGCCGGATTGCTGGCGGAGGCGGGCAAGCGCGTGGTTGTGGTCGATCTCGACCCGCACGGCTCGATGACCAGCTATTTCGGCTACGACCCCGACAGCCTGGAACACAGCAACTACGACCTGTTTCTGCACAAGGGCACGGTGCCGCAAGGCTTGCCCGGGCAGTTGCTGTTGTCGACCAGCGACGAACGCATTTCCCTGTTGCCATCGAGCACCGCACTCGCGACCCTTGAGCGCCAGTCGCCGGGGCAGAGTGGTCTGGGCCTGGTGATCGCCAAGAGTCTGGCGCAGCTGTGGCAGGACTTCGATTACGCCGTGATCGACAGCCCGCCGTTGCTTGGTGTGCTGATGGTCAACGCCCTGGCTGCGAGCCAGCAACTGGTGATCCCGGTGCAGACCGAGCACCTGGCCGTCAAAGGTCTGGAGCGCATGGTCAACACTCTGGCGATGATCAACCGCTCGCGCAAACAGGCGCTGCCGTTCAGCATCGTGCCGACCCTGTTCGACCGCCGCACCCAGGCGTCGCTGGGCACCTTGCGCGTACTGCGTGACAAATTCCCCGAGGAAATCTGGCAGGGTTACATCCCGGTCGATACCCGTCTGCGTGACGCCAGCCGGGCCGGTGTCACGCCTTCGCAATTCGACGGCAAGAGCCGTGGCGTGCTGGCTTACCGCGCGCTGCTCAAGCATCTGCTGGCGCAACAACTTGTTCCGCAGGTGGCGTGAGATGACCGTGACCCGATCGCGCATGCTCGACTTACACAAATCCTGTGGGAGCGAGCCTGCTCGCGAAACAGGCGACGCGGTTTCCCTGTCTGGCGCTGTTGACCGATGAACCGCCCAGTCAAACTCACCTCGCGTCCGCAGTTGGCGCTGCAATCCTATCTGGACGGCTTGCTGCAGGAAATTCCTGAGGAGCTGCCGCCGGCAATCGAAGTGCAGCCTGAAATTGTGGAAAGCGCCGAGACGCTGGACGAGTTCCAGGCAGCGGTACTGGAAGAACAGGCGCGTGATGCGCAAAAAACCGCCAAACCGGCCACACCGGTGGCTGCGCCTGCCGCCGCACCAGTGGCCAAGGCACCCGTCGCATTGATTGAAGAGGCGGAGCCGATCCGCGCAGCGGTTTCGACGCTCGCACCGCTGCTGCAAACCCAGTTGCTGAAAACCGCGCCGGAACCGGCGGTGGTCGAACCGGCACCGGTTGCGCCCGCACCCGTCGAGCAGACGCTGGTGCCGCCGCTGGTGGAAGTGCACCTGCCACCAAGCAACACGCCGCCACCGGTAGACACCGATGGCCGCCCGGCCTGGGCCTCGGAAGCCTTCGAATGCCTGTTGTTCGATGTCGCCGGGCTGACCCTGGCCGTACCGCTGGTGTGCCTTGGCTCGATCTATTCGCTGGCCGGCCACGAGTTGACGCCGCTATTCGGTCAGCCGGAATGGTTCCTCGGGATTCTGCCGAGCCAGGCCGGCAATCTGAAAGTGCTGGATACCGCGCGTTGGGTCATGCCGGATCGCTATCGCGATGACTTCCGTCAGGGCCTGCAGTACGTGATTTCGGTACAAGGTTATGAATGGGGCCTGGCAGTGCATCAGGTCAGTCGCTCGTTGCGTCTGGACCCGAATGAAATCAAATGGAGAAGTCACCGGGGTCAGCGGCCATGGCTCGCCGGCACGGTGATTGAACACATGTGCGCCTTGCTCGATGTCGCTGCACTGGCCGAGTTGATCGCCAGCGGCGGGGCAAAACACATGTCCGGCAGTAAGCCGAATCACAAACCGACATAACAGACACCGGCATAGCCATGCCGGCGAACGAAACATACACCGCGAGCGCGGTACTTCGAGGGGCTAGGGTATGAACGACAAGGCGACGGCGGCAAAGGGTTCTGAAGATCCGATCCTGCAATGGGTAACCTTCAAGCTGGACAACGAAACCTACGGCATCAACGTGATGCGCGTTCAGGAAGTCCTGCGCTACACCGAGATCGCTCCGGTTCCGGGTGCGCCAAGCTATGTGCTGGGCATCATCAACCTGCGCGGTAACGTGGTCACCGTGATCGATACCCGTCAGCGCTTCGGGCTGAACAATGCCGAAATCAGTGACAACACCCGTATCGTCATCATCGAAGCCGACAAACAAGTCGTCGGCATCATGGTCGACAGCGTGGCTGAAGTGGTCTACCTGCGTCAGTCGGAAATCGAGACCGCGCCAAACGTCGGTAACGAAGAGTCGGCCAAGTTCATCCAGGGCGTGTGCAACAAGAACAACGAGTTGCTGATCCTGGTCGAGCTGGACAAGATGATGAGCGAAGAAGAATGGTCGGAACTGGAGAGCATCTGATTGATCCTCGAGGTTGCGGTCATTGTCCTGTTCCTCTTCTGGGCAGGCACGCTGGCGATGTTTCTGGCGTACATCAAGGCGCAAAAAGTCATCGCTGCGCAACAGGCTCAGGGCGATGCGCTGCGTGATCAGCGCATCAAGGACCTGACCAAGCGCGTCGACGACTATCAGAACGGCAACGTGCGCATGGGCGAAGCCCTGCACGAGCTGCGCTCGGTGGTCGCTCCGTTGCCGGACAAGATTGTTGCGCTGGAGCAGCGCGATCC from Pseudomonas sp. P8_229 encodes:
- a CDS encoding DUF2802 domain-containing protein, which translates into the protein MILEVAVIVLFLFWAGTLAMFLAYIKAQKVIAAQQAQGDALRDQRIKDLTKRVDDYQNGNVRMGEALHELRSVVAPLPDKIVALEQRDPSSLSFAQAAKLVGMGASVDELTQSCGLTQAEAELMRKLHRS
- a CDS encoding CheW domain-containing protein, encoding MNRPVKLTSRPQLALQSYLDGLLQEIPEELPPAIEVQPEIVESAETLDEFQAAVLEEQARDAQKTAKPATPVAAPAAAPVAKAPVALIEEAEPIRAAVSTLAPLLQTQLLKTAPEPAVVEPAPVAPAPVEQTLVPPLVEVHLPPSNTPPPVDTDGRPAWASEAFECLLFDVAGLTLAVPLVCLGSIYSLAGHELTPLFGQPEWFLGILPSQAGNLKVLDTARWVMPDRYRDDFRQGLQYVISVQGYEWGLAVHQVSRSLRLDPNEIKWRSHRGQRPWLAGTVIEHMCALLDVAALAELIASGGAKHMSGSKPNHKPT
- a CDS encoding ParA family protein, producing the protein MRVWAVANQKGGVGKTTSSIALAGLLAEAGKRVVVVDLDPHGSMTSYFGYDPDSLEHSNYDLFLHKGTVPQGLPGQLLLSTSDERISLLPSSTALATLERQSPGQSGLGLVIAKSLAQLWQDFDYAVIDSPPLLGVLMVNALAASQQLVIPVQTEHLAVKGLERMVNTLAMINRSRKQALPFSIVPTLFDRRTQASLGTLRVLRDKFPEEIWQGYIPVDTRLRDASRAGVTPSQFDGKSRGVLAYRALLKHLLAQQLVPQVA
- the motD gene encoding flagellar motor protein MotD yields the protein MARRRHQEEHVNHERWLVSYADFITLLFAFFVVMYSISSINEGKYKVISEALIGVFTDSDRSLKPIPIGDERPKTVTPAKPLVKDSEQVDAGIAGASDPLKSIADDISAAFGDLIASNQMTVRGNELWVEIELNSSLLFGSGDAMPSDIAFNIIDKVAAILKPFDNPIHVEGFTDDQPIRTAQYPTNWELSSARSASIVRMLAMQGVNPGRLASVGYGEFQPVANNATAEGRAKNRRVVLVVSRNLDVRRSLTGTGTANAQPDAALKRAGTQTAPTPVKTPGRESAVNSPSPALIR
- a CDS encoding flagellar motor protein, whose product is MDVLSLIGIIMAFVAIIGGNYLEGGHLGALANGPAALIVLGGTIGAALLQSPMSAFKRAMQILAWILFPPRVDLAGGIDRVVNWSLTARKEGLLGLEGVADAEPDNYSRKGLQLLVDGAEPEAIRSILEVDFYTQEARDIEAAKVFESMGGYAPTIGIIGAVMGLIHVMGNLADPTQLGSGIAVAFVATIYGVASANLVLLPVAAKLKSIALRQSRYREMLLEGILSIAEGENPRSIELKLQGFMD
- a CDS encoding protein-glutamate methylesterase/protein-glutamine glutaminase; amino-acid sequence: MAVKVLVVDDSGFFRRRVSEILSADPSIQVVGTATNGKEAIDQALALKPDVITMDYEMPMMDGITAVRHIMQRCPTPVLMFSSLTHEGARVTLDALDAGAVDFLPKNFEDISRNPEKVKQLLCEKVHSISRSNRRFSAYSAPAPATAPTPAPAPAPAASSFSSHSSSAPTRPAPAPAHAPAASRAPAASASSPAPKRKAYKLVAIGTSTGGPVALQRVLTQLPANFPAPIVLIQHMPAAFTKAFAERLDKLCRISVKEAEDGDILRPGLALLAPGGKQMMIDGRGAVKILPGDERLNYKPCVDITFGSAAKSYGDKVLAVVLTGMGADGREGARLLKQGGSAVWAQDEASCVIYGMPMAIVKADLADAVYSLDDIGKHIVEACI
- a CDS encoding chemotaxis protein CheW, translated to MNDKATAAKGSEDPILQWVTFKLDNETYGINVMRVQEVLRYTEIAPVPGAPSYVLGIINLRGNVVTVIDTRQRFGLNNAEISDNTRIVIIEADKQVVGIMVDSVAEVVYLRQSEIETAPNVGNEESAKFIQGVCNKNNELLILVELDKMMSEEEWSELESI